Genomic DNA from Prunus persica cultivar Lovell chromosome G1, Prunus_persica_NCBIv2, whole genome shotgun sequence:
AAAATGAGTGGAAAAATTAGTACAAAACTATAAATTGCTCACCAACCTCACCTGTGCCTTTTCCTTCCCCTATAAATTGCATTAACAAACTCGCCAATTTTCTCCAGGCATGTCCAGaaaaatggatttttttttgagatatttagtgatatacccatttctagcactaatattataaataaaccctacacaattgaattcctataaacaaacccaaaaaaaacccaaaaaatgatagctggccttattgaatttaatattaattattaaattactttgatgccctattgagtgctttgggtatttttatgagattttggggttgggcttgttttaagaaattgatggcagttttgtaatttataagaagttaaaagcttttttgttatgttgtaaatggactttgggtgtgtttctaaagtccattttatatagggtatttttataattttggcccccatattgggtataatagtgaatctccctttttttttcttgtttgttttgaaaaaaattaaaaaatcaatcTTATCATTTTGACTCTCCAATTTTTGACCAATGTGGTAAATGAGCTTTTACTATAGTACCCCTGAATGTGGGTGTTCTGTCCGTCGTCACACAAAATTACATCATCCAAATCTTCCCCTTCATCTCATCATTTCAACTTCTCAATAAATCACTTGCGCgcgctctctgtctctctgtctctctctcgctctcttcTCTGAATACGCAATTAATAAAGCGGCCTccgattttcttttatttcgtAGTCATATACAACattctttttgggtttcttttctcTGAATCTGACATTCTTTTCGCaggaattttcattttcatctctctGCTATTTCATACTGTTTTCTTGTGtagtcatatatatatattcttttgtgCGCAGTAAACATAATGGATGCAGGATCAATGAGTTCTTCGTCTAAGTTGAAGTCAGAGTCAAGCTGGCCTCTTCGACAACAACTTCTTCAGGAAAGGAATACTAGGGAaaatgtaagtttttttttatatcttaCACGTGGATCTTTATTAGTGTCCAAACCATTAtagattgaattggattttctTTATTGATTGGACTTTTCCGTTTTGAATCTTTTTATCCTAGCGTTTGGGGTTCATCTAGTTTGGGATCTgatgtaagttttttttcttttcaaaataccaaattgATCTTTATTAGGGTTCGATCTATATGACCACTGAAATCAGGTGTTCTGTTATtctttgaattggattttcGATCTATACCAAGTTCTTTATATGAAGTTTATCTTTATTAGGATTCAATCTGTTTGATTGCTGATTGATTTTAGGGGTTCTGTTTTactttgaattggattttctCTGTTCATTGGACTTTTTATTTCTGAATCTTGTTCCCCTTACATGTGCATGTATTTATCTGGTTTTCTGTTAATCTATTTTGGGATCTGATgttaaattgaatttgaaaaacaGTTAGAAATATGATTGAAATGTGAGTTTTAATCTTTAATAGACTGATATTCTGATGTGCTTGCGTTATGTGACTATCAGCTGGACAGGTTCATCCCCAACAGATCAGCGATGGATTTTGATTTCGCACACTTCATGCTTACTGAAGGTAGGAAAGTTAAGAAAAACCCAGCTATGGTATCTTCCCCATCCAAAGAGGCCTATCGGAAGCAGTTGGCAGAGTCCATGAACATGAACCGGACTCGAATCCTAGCTTTCAAGAACAAGCCTCCGGCCCCTGTAGAGCTCTTCCCACGCGAGTTCTCTTCTTTACCACAGGAAAAACCGGCAAAGCCCCGAAGGCACATTCCTCAAGTGAgtgtatatttgattttgatctcATGACTGGATTATATTTGCTTGAATGTAATTGGTTATTTTGAAAGTAGTTGTTGTATAACTGACTACTTATGATTTGATCATATATGCAGACTTCAGAGAGGACATTGGATGCTCCCGATCTTGTGGATGATTACTACCTAAATTTGTTGGATTGGGGAAGCTGCAATGTTATCACGATAGCTCTTGCAAACACAGTTTATTTGTGGGATGCTACCAATGGTTCTACTTCGGAGGTCACCACATTTGAGGATGAAGTCGGACCTGTTACCAGTGTGAGTTGGGCGCCTGATGGACGCCACATTGCAATTGGACTGGACAATTCTGAAGTACAGTTGTGGGATTCGACTGCTAATAAGCaggttggtttgtttttgttgtctttTATCTTTGTTCCTTTCATATTCCTCCCTTTCTGTTTTACATTACCTGCTGCCTGATTTTGCTAACATTTTTTGGTTATTGTgatgtttctttctttagcTGAGAACTTTGAGAGGTTGCCACAGATCACGAGTAGGCTCCATTGCATGGAACAATCACATTCTTACAACTGGAGGAATGGATGGCTGTATCGTTAATAATGATGTAAGAGTTAGATCACATATTGTTGAGACATACAGAGGACACGAACAAGAGGTTTGTGGGCTTAAATGGTCAGCCTCAGGCCAGCAATTAGCTAGTGGAGGAAATGATAACCTCCTCCATATATGGGACAGATCAGTGGCGTCTTCAAATTCACCGACTCAGTGGCTTCACAGGCTTGAAGACCATACAGCTGCTGTGAAAGCCCTTGCTTGGTGTCCTTTCCAGGGCAACTTATTAGCTTCTGGTGGAGGTGGGGGTGATCGGTGCATAAAGTTTTGGAACACCCACACAGGTGCATGTCTGAACTCGGTCAACACTGGCTCTCATGTTTGTGCTTTGCTGTGGAACAAGAATGAAAGAGAGCTGCTTAGTTCACATGGATTTACCCAAAATCAGCTTACTCTTTGGAAGTACCCCTCAATGGCTAAAATTACAGAACTCACTGGCCATACTTCTAGAGTTCTTTATATGGCTCAGGTAACAACCTTAACCTTATAAATATCATAAATCATGTTTCCTCTTAGACAAAATACTAAATTCTCTTATGTTGCAAATCTTCAGAGCCCGGATGGTTGCACAGTGGCATCAGCAGCTGGTGATGAAACACTCAGATTCTGGAATGTTTTTGGGGTTCCTGAGGTGGCTAAACCAGCTCCCAAATCTAACCCTGAGCCTTTTGCTCATTTCAATCGTATCCGCTGATCAAGAACATGAGAAAgtgttcttcttttcatttcatatGGAGCCTTTTTGCGGCAGTATTCTCCCTTTGAAAGGCAAGTTAAATTGAAAAGTACATATTTGTTGTGATTATTCTCagtacaaaattatttttttaacttccCTGTTTTTGGTCGTACGCAGTGGGTGCTCAAGATGATGGATTGGAAACTCTTCCAAAACTGATCATTGAAGCTTTAGagctccttcacatttgagaGCACCCGCAAATTAAGCGAAGCAAATATCAACATTCAATATGATCGACCAAACAACCTGTTCGAATAAAGTGCCATTCACTTACACCAGCAAGTAACAATAGCAGCCAAGTACAGCCTGCtagaagagaggaaaaaagaaaagaaaaagaaactatttGTCAAACCTCGTAATTCAAGTAGCCCTCCCCCAACCCAAAATCACAGTTCTCATCCTCAGATTTCTTAACTCTAATCACGATTACTATTATAACTATTTTTCGTGGACGTAAAGATGACATGTTTCATTATATCAAAAATCCTAAGCACtgaaaaatagttttaaaattttagtttcaaaacaaataagaatCTACCATACATTTCCAATATATATCATTTAATGAGACACACAAACTTTCTAAATTAGTATATTGGTCTATCaatcactttttattttataccaGCGATATTAGGGAAGGGGAAGTGCATGTAGGGATGACAAGAATCTCCTGCCCTAATGATGGTGATATTTTGGGGAAAAACCTGGAGTGAGTTCGGGAATCCCCAAATTTTATAAATCCTTGGTTGGATACGGGTCAAAATGGTACTGTTATTCCCATCTCCGAATTCGACTTGATAAGTGATATATTTAATTCTAAGTAATATGCAAATAATATAAACTATGTATggttataatataaaattgtaaTATTTACTTAGTTTTGTTAAATTAAATTGGGATGATTATGAGtaattgtatttaattttataggTCAATTAAATGTGATTGAGATTCGGAACGGATTTGCCCGAAATTTTTTATCTAGTATGGAAGCGGGAAGAAATGATATTACGATACCTGACTACGAACCGATCCGTTACCATTTGTTAGTGCATGGATAACTACTCTTTATCCACTTAAGAAAACTACACTCCTTAAATTGAATGTTTCCACATGTACTCCTTTATTTTCCTGACGTGTACGGCCGAGATCATTCCCACACTCTAATCACCATCACCAGGATATACCGAATCTCTAGGATCGCCAAAAGGACCGAACAAAAATTGATCACAAAATTCcggaaaacataaaaaatataataaaatcgaaaaaaaaaaaaaaaaaaaccacaatgAGCCGGCTGTTCTGTAAATCGCTCCTCCTAACTCCCTCTCTCGTTTCCGCTCCGATAAGATTCTCATTCAAGTCCATTTCGTCACCGTCTTCCACTTCCAGGGTTCATCGTATGGCCACCGAGGCTTCGTCGTCACCGTCATCCAATGCAGACCGCGAAGcaacctcttcttcttcgtctgcCCCCGCTTCCTCTGCCATTGATTTTCTCTCACTCTGTCACCGCCTTAAGGTAATCAAATTTGTGTATAGctatttttgtgtgtttggttGTGGGAATGGGTTTTGGattgtttggttttgaatgTGTATTTGTTCTTATTGGGAATTAGACTACGAAACGAGCTGGATGGGTGAAGAGAGATGTAAAGGATCCAGAGTCTATAGCTGACCATATGTACCGAATGGGATTAATGGCTCTGATTGCTTCTGATATCCCCGGTGTCGATCGAGACAAGTTGAGTTTTGCGATTACttcaatttctatttttatgggTCTCGGGGTGTTTTTTaagatttgtttttacttAATTTCAGGTGCATAAAAATCGCCCTTGTTCATGATATTGCTGAAGGTGAACGAAAATTAAACTCTGtacatttttctttgataGTTGGATAATGGAAATGAAAATGTAGAAATATTGTAAGCAAAAAATGGTATGTAGAAATGAAGTATCTCTTACACAGAGTAAGCATGTTATGCTAACAGAATGGTATCAGAAATACACATAGACAAGAGCCCATGtggattattttaaaaaaaaatccacagTATGCTAGAGGGACTATCTGGattgtaataaaaaaaaaaacccagaaacttgatttttcaaacaacaaTTGTTTTTTGAAATCTGATTTATCATTGCTATTAAGGTCGTAATTTTTTGCTTCATTATAATTTCTTGGATAGCCATTGTTGGGGACATAACGCCCTCCGATGGGGTTCCGAAGGCTGAGAAGAGTCGAAGAGAGCAAGAGGCATTAGACCACATGTGCAAATTACTTGGTGGAGGGAAAATAGGTTTTAAACTAGTTCATCCCAGGATTGTGCATTTGTTATTCTTATACCTGAAATCGGTAATTATTTCTCACATTTTGGTTGCTTTATTTGCTTTTCGTATTTCAGCAGAAGAGATAGGTGAATTGTGGATGGAGTATGAGGGGAATTCCTCGCCAGAAGCTAAAATTGTTAAGGACCTTGACAAggtatgtaatttttttcacTCTTGTTAAATGAATGAACTTTGATTCTACTTTTAATTAGTGTCTAGTCATATTATGGTAAAATTAAGTGTAGTTGGCCAGCCAATGATCTTTGTTGATGTGGTCTGGAAGAGATGTATGCAGCACTATCTGTATTGGGATTAAGGATTATGAATGATAATATGTTGAAAATTACCAACGTCTTAAATTTTCAGTCTTTGAATAGTAAAATTAAGAATATGTTTTCGAAGTTCATTTAGagaaaagagtacataatttACCCCCTTGAAATATTGGGGTCAGTTCATTTTGTTACTTGACTATCAAAACATTGCAATGTAGACCCTAATGTTTGCAGTTCTTGCAACTGTTAGTTATCCGTTAACCGTTCTTTCAACATGTGGGCTCAATTATTTGCTCACACGGGCAACTAGGTTTATATGTggacaaagaaaaaatgaaaaataaaaaaactttagaacatgaaataaaaaataaatatataaaagaaaactttGATCCCCATTTTCCCCTCAATTTTTTCCAATCCTCATAGCGTCGCCCTACTTGTGTTGTGCAATTTTCTTCTTAGTGCATGATGTATTCATTGGATTGtttgttgtaatttttcaTTCTATGCAGGTTGAGATgatacttcaagccttggaatATGAAAAGGGTGAGGATTTTCTCTATTCATTTTAGGCTATTGATTTTAACATTCCATGTTTAGCCTCATGCACTACATATGTGGTGTGGCTgcagaaaaaaattgtaaaatattcaatttgGAGTGTAGATGGGTAAAAGAGGAGTGTCAAAATCGCTACCCTAATTTTATCATTTCTGAATTACTGTATCAATTATATTGCTAATTGTTTAATCACGCTTCACTACAGAGTCAAGACACTATGTTGTTTAACTATAAATACACAGATGACAAGGGTGTAGTCATTTTATCTGTAACAACCGAAGAAAAAGTCATGTCATCTATCTTGTACACTAATGACAGAATTCTATGTCTGGCTAAGATATTCTTCGTATTCTGACAATTTACTTTGGACTGAGCTTACCTTTGGATTTATGCAGATCAAGGAAAGGATTTAGAAGAGTTTTTTCAGTCAACTGCTGGTATATACATCTGGCTCTTGTAGCTAAGTTGCATCGGGATGCAAATTCTTTTCCCCTGCTTTCATTTTCCTCAAATTTCTTGAGCAGATTTCTGTGTTCATTACATGAGATGAAGTGCCATGTGCATTTTTGtgttaattaaaaattcatcCTCCAAAGGAGAATGAATTCCTTGGAGTACGAGATTCTTATCATCTCACACTAAAGCATGTGTATTTTCTTGTGCGATGGACTTAAGGTGAgcctcattttcttttcttttctgcagGGAAGTTTCAGACTGATTTGGGCAAATCATGGGCTTCAGAGGTAGCatcaagaaggaaaaagcAAGGCTAATTTATACTAAATTTTCTGCAGTTGCGCAAGAAGAAAGCTTTAATTACTTTTCAATCCGCTCTTGATGTGTACATCGtcaattcattttgtttaataAGAAGACGAAACATTTTAATGTAGCTTCTAGGATTACCTTAATTCTTAAGATTCACTTGAAGTTCTTAAATTCAGTTAACtcgtaatatttttttagaaattatgATGCTCATgacaaaattacaattttggtCCTTGTAGTTTTGATCATTGTCTAACTCAGTTCCTGTATTTCGATTTGTCATTTGTATCTTTGTACATAGTTAAGGTAAAATTAATTCATGGAAGAGTAATCTTGGTCTTGTATGCGTAACCAGTTGCCTCAGTTGTATATCGAAAAAGTATTAACAGTTTGTTGGCAAATTTGGTCCCAAAATCAAGCCCTTGTTTAAAGATAAACAACCAAATGTTAAATCTGCTGTTAGTAAAGCAACTCCTTTATGATTATTtgcatcaaaataatttgtttACCCGTTTTAAGaataaaagaaggaaaaagttgCTTGAATCTcgatttttcaaaatcatttGTTTACCCGTCAATACAGTAAAGCAACTCCTTTTGGgatttttgtaaaaatgtcaCATGAACTTATACTTCAATGTCAATTTGTcatcttaaagaaaaatttaagagaaatgtcaccttaatttttcaaaatccatgatttgtcatCTGACTAACACCATTcatttttaagggtattttagtcttttcatttttaaagaaaaaaagaaaagaaaaaagagacctctctctccccctttcTCCCCCACCCCAACCCCACTCACCCTCAAAACACATCGCACAAGACCCCTCCCCTCCCCCCtcttctctctatctctatctCGCTTTCTCTaaacatgtattttttttttttatgcattCATTGATTatgtctaaaattttcaaatatatgaTTTAAAACTACTTACGCTTCCCACTCAAAATCCAACCCCTTTCTTGTTTAAAAGATATACAacttttttataatgatttttccatttttaaaatacccttaaaaatgaaaaaactaaaatacccttaaaaatggatggaaaattggatgatgttAAAGTCAGATGATAAATcatggattttaaaaaattaaggtgacatttctcttaaatttttctttaaggtgacaaattgaaattgaggTATAAGTTCAAgtgacatttctacaaaaatccctaattaaaaatttcaaaattatgaACCAAAATAAGAAAGGATACTACTTGTCTCCTTCTTGTAAATCACAATTGAACACgtgtacaaaaaaaaattcatcaaaaaaaaaaaaaaaacttctacATACATGTCATACTATCATTGGTAAGAATGTAGGAGTTCCTACTTATAGGGGAAAAGATGGAAGTATTTTTGAATGAAAGGATACTGCTCAAATTAAGGTGACAAAAATGTAAAGttacaacaaagaaaaaaaatcctagCCACTCTCTCCGTTTGTGAGTGCCAAAGAAAAACTCCATAGAGGGGAAGCATGAAGAAGCGTCATTGCCCCTCCTCCCCTCCTTTCTCCtcgcatttttcttttgggttagtGAATAAGTACATTGAGGCGTTTTGAATAAGAAACCCCCTTTGTGGTGATTTTTTCTGAGTCATTCTTAGATTGAAGTTCCCCATTACCTATTTTATGCATTCTCAAACAAATCCTTCTCCCAAAACCTGTTCTCTAACATTGCCCATGTTCTCTAAACTTGGGTCTACATTGTCTTCGACGAAGGTTGCTGCAAATCACTCAATTGTTCTTTGTTAAAGTTGtcgtttttgtttatttattcgTATTTATGCGCATGTAGATCGTTAGAAACTATGTTTTCCCCAGATTTGTTACGGATGCGATAACGGATGCTTTCAAACGTTAATTACTTAATTATCTTTGTTGGAGTTGTTGTCCATGTGTTGTTGTCTTATAGGTGCGTACCATCACCTGGCAAGTGCCAAGTGGTAGTGCCGTactattgtataatttttctatGTGGTGTTGGTCGTTTAGGCTCATGGGTTGTTTTAGGGTTTCAGTTATGTTGGGTATATGAGCTTTGTTTGGACTTATGATTATTTATGGTGATGTGAACTAGTAGTTTTAGTGCGGCTTTTGTCCGTTATAGTTTTGATTTTAGCATGTTgaagtttatctaatgaaAGTTTATATTTGATGAAATAAAAACGTGACAAAAATGTGATCcaacagaagaaaagaactttTTTATTCTGAAAAAGGAAATCCCTTTCAGCCTGTGCTAAACAATTTGAGCTggatatatgaaaaaaataacaataataataatgttatAAATCTAAAGGAAATTGTAGAGAGGGAATTGAGATATAGAGAAAGGAATGTTTTCTCTCTATTCATTTCTGTCAATCTTAGTATTCTCAATCTAAACATTACAAGGAGGGGTGAACCCTTTTGTAGGTAAAGCTCCTTCCAACAagtggtgggctccaccttattatttacaacactcccccttggataccacaaatgatacggaatatgcctcgttaaaaatcttgccagtaaaaacccagtgggacaaaaaaaactggtcaaagggaaaaaaagtacataatcatgtgtaacataaaattctgtgtatattgacgcgcgtgcgacactgcctcgttaaaaccttgccaggaaaaaacccagtgggataaaaacctggacgaaggaaaaagagtacagtgtttgaagatctttattgatagtacgctccccctgatgcttgacaaaatatctttaagccatactgttgatcatctttctgaatatcatagttgacactgcttctgtgagtcaatcttgagcgacactgcctcgttaaaaccttaccaggaaaaacccagtgggataaaaacctggatgaaggaaaaagagtacagtgtatgaaggtctttattaataccacgctccccctgatgaatatctccccctgaaaacttcatgactagcttttcCAGTATGCGACCATAGAAATTTccagagtccgcatatctaataacacttgggctatttgtaagttcactcaaaaatatgcccgtatatggtgttatgctgagattgcatcaaatatgcctcacatcatcccaaaatgatggtgatgaagtTGAGCTTTATCTGGAAAATACGATgtacggtccaatatacttccggaaaatccttaaagtgtccaacggataatcctcataaaaatgcttcaatactttcttagtataagcaaaaaaaaaatctcatttggCACAACGCTCGATCGTTaggtcgagacaaatatttcttgaactcttcagaagttttaatgtgttgcaaacacattataatccatgtgctcactgaggcaatttatgcacattagtattgagtacagattttgtgcttcaggcacatgtccttcagggacttgcttcatgcaatttcaatcctttcaaggattttgtttaaagggattaaactttatgatacattatatagctttaaccctgctatttatacatcttttaGGGAATCACTTCTGGTGATATACTCCGTGTATtgaataacccttaaagataacatgttggtctccgtaaatgtgcaataaaggggggcacaattgaatctgtaaatatggagaaaacccaacattccttgtttctgccagaaacattgtgtcatacgaagtaggtatattcccttttattccgaacacccaagtataactttcagtattaacaaattttggggttcgtacagtgggtttgttctttcacgttcattctcatctataatggaattacctcattccattttggccaatgatattgtcgacatttaataattgaatgtGGTTCCAATTAatacagcccattgatgatttgagtagctactccaaaaccaaaaattgtcattcatcaattcatgatcccatcattctcatttgcacgtgcatgcatcaattataagcatttctttgcttttgggtacccaagccacttcatggggcttttattatgtgagaatgtggattataacctccaatggagcgttattttatagtagggcgtggataatctctatttagggagttggaacatttagaacccatatatctgtcatgctgcaggcatgccacagattaatacatacatgtcaattaatttctgggactttaacccatacaatttgctacgcattaggcgtgcacaatatcaatattgacatgtcaaaggattgtccttttgggacttcaatccatatcatttgctacgcaacaggcgtgcatcatattgatcactgctatgcCCATATTCtattcttatgggactttaatatgtgcagtgtattatcaatgtatccaatttgtaatctgtaaaatttgcattaataattcatggatacatacaagccattcttttggaacggacttatctccccatttggttacctttcaagataaaatatcaaataagtatataagcataaaacaacacaagtattgcttacatccttaggtgggagaaacttttctcaagtatcattcaagctcatatcggcccagtaaatataatgtagcgcttgatgatctagttatatcctgcaagagcaaaaatcataactcttttgcctctgtcaaaa
This window encodes:
- the LOC18793149 gene encoding HD domain-containing protein 2 isoform X2; this translates as MSRLFCKSLLLTPSLVSAPIRFSFKSISSPSSTSRVHRMATEASSSPSSNADREATSSSSSAPASSAIDFLSLCHRLKTTKRAGWVKRDVKDPESIADHMYRMGLMALIASDIPGVDRDKCIKIALVHDIAEAIVGDITPSDGVPKAEKSRREQEALDHMCKLLGGGKIEEIGELWMEYEGNSSPEAKIVKDLDKVEMILQALEYEKDQGKDLEEFFQSTAGKFQTDLGKSWASEVASRRKKQG
- the LOC18788880 gene encoding cell division cycle 20.2, cofactor of APC complex; the encoded protein is MDAGSMSSSSKLKSESSWPLRQQLLQERNTRENLDRFIPNRSAMDFDFAHFMLTEGRKVKKNPAMVSSPSKEAYRKQLAESMNMNRTRILAFKNKPPAPVELFPREFSSLPQEKPAKPRRHIPQTSERTLDAPDLVDDYYLNLLDWGSCNVITIALANTVYLWDATNGSTSEVTTFEDEVGPVTSVSWAPDGRHIAIGLDNSEVQLWDSTANKQLRTLRGCHRSRVGSIAWNNHILTTGGMDGCIVNNDVRVRSHIVETYRGHEQEVCGLKWSASGQQLASGGNDNLLHIWDRSVASSNSPTQWLHRLEDHTAAVKALAWCPFQGNLLASGGGGGDRCIKFWNTHTGACLNSVNTGSHVCALLWNKNERELLSSHGFTQNQLTLWKYPSMAKITELTGHTSRVLYMAQSPDGCTVASAAGDETLRFWNVFGVPEVAKPAPKSNPEPFAHFNRIR
- the LOC18793149 gene encoding HD domain-containing protein 2 isoform X1 — its product is MSRLFCKSLLLTPSLVSAPIRFSFKSISSPSSTSRVHRMATEASSSPSSNADREATSSSSSAPASSAIDFLSLCHRLKTTKRAGWVKRDVKDPESIADHMYRMGLMALIASDIPGVDRDKCIKIALVHDIAEAIVGDITPSDGVPKAEKSRREQEALDHMCKLLGGGKIAEEIGELWMEYEGNSSPEAKIVKDLDKVEMILQALEYEKDQGKDLEEFFQSTAGKFQTDLGKSWASEVASRRKKQG